One Desulfobacteraceae bacterium genomic window carries:
- a CDS encoding alpha/beta hydrolase: MPYTQLGTEKIFYDHSPASGRRVLLPIHGSGADHRSWPDGLRHLPAAAVFTPDLPGHGRSTGSGRSRVSDYADVVTAFVERLALNNVVLMGHSLGGAIVLDLALRAPDWLAAIVLVGTGARLKVDPAIRDGLLCDHDAAVERICQLAFGPQAAAALVGRFRQGLQQTPPAVTHGDYSACNRFDIMGRLGAVSVPTLVVTGSADLLTPPKYGAYLRDHIPGAQMALIPNAGHMLALENPEALIGRLRAFLEACVPPP; the protein is encoded by the coding sequence ATGCCATACACCCAACTGGGAACGGAGAAAATTTTTTACGACCACAGCCCCGCCAGCGGCCGCCGCGTCCTGCTGCCGATCCACGGCTCCGGCGCCGACCATCGCAGCTGGCCTGATGGGCTGCGGCACCTGCCCGCTGCGGCTGTGTTCACGCCCGACCTTCCCGGCCACGGGCGCTCCACCGGCAGCGGCCGCAGCCGGGTCTCGGACTATGCGGATGTCGTCACCGCCTTTGTCGAACGCCTGGCTCTTAATAACGTCGTTCTGATGGGCCACTCCCTGGGCGGGGCGATCGTCCTGGATCTTGCCCTGCGCGCACCCGATTGGCTGGCCGCCATCGTCCTGGTGGGCACCGGCGCCCGCCTGAAGGTCGACCCGGCAATTCGCGACGGCCTGCTCTGCGACCATGACGCCGCCGTGGAGCGCATCTGCCAGTTGGCCTTCGGCCCCCAGGCCGCGGCGGCGCTCGTTGGCCGCTTCCGCCAGGGGCTGCAGCAGACGCCGCCGGCCGTCACCCACGGCGATTACAGCGCCTGCAACCGGTTCGACATCATGGGCCGGCTGGGCGCCGTCAGCGTCCCGACCCTGGTGGTCACCGGCAGCGCCGACCTCCTGACCCCGCCCAAATACGGGGCGTATCTGCGGGACCACATTCCGGGAGCACAGATGGCGCTGATCCCGAACGCCGGGCACATGCTGGCCCTGGAAAACCCGGAGGCGCTGATCGGCCGCCTCAGGGCCTTCCTCGAGGCCTGCGTCCCTCCGCCCTGA
- a CDS encoding sigma 54-interacting transcriptional regulator, with product MPSSLEQQTQIILDSIADGVFTVDKQWRITSFNRAAEQITGISRAEAINRHCWEVFRASICEQRCALRETMETGRPLVNQSIFIVNVAGDRVPISISTALLRNKNGEIIGGVETFRDLSVVEELRKELAGSHTFLDIISKNREMQALFAMLEQIAESNASVLLEGESGTGKELFAKAIHSLSPRRNGPMITVNCAALPDSLLESELFGYKAGAFTDARKDKPGRLARAAGGTLFLDEIGDISPMLQVRLLRVLQDRRYEPLGSTRSETADVRIVTATNHNLEELVAEGRFRQDLFYRINVIKMTLPPLRARKEDIPLLVAHFLRKYSHLNGKEIQGVAPEVMPLLMAHDFPGNVRELENIVEYATVVCKNSRIGIEHLPRHFQPQDLPAAPRAAGASHASRASFNELSRSFIYAELKKNNWNRKLTAAQLGIHPSTLWRRIKRLKVRLPSQDGRHRN from the coding sequence ATGCCCTCTTCGTTGGAGCAGCAAACCCAAATCATTCTCGACAGCATTGCCGACGGCGTATTCACGGTCGACAAGCAATGGCGGATCACATCGTTCAACCGGGCAGCCGAGCAGATCACCGGCATCAGCCGCGCCGAGGCCATCAACCGCCACTGCTGGGAGGTTTTTCGCGCCAGCATCTGCGAGCAGCGCTGTGCACTGCGGGAAACCATGGAAACCGGCCGCCCGCTGGTCAACCAGTCGATTTTCATCGTCAACGTGGCGGGCGACCGGGTCCCAATCAGCATCTCCACCGCGCTGCTGCGCAACAAAAACGGAGAGATCATCGGCGGTGTCGAAACCTTCCGGGACCTCAGCGTGGTGGAGGAGCTGCGCAAGGAACTGGCCGGATCCCACACGTTTTTGGACATCATCAGCAAAAACCGGGAGATGCAGGCGCTTTTCGCCATGCTGGAGCAGATCGCGGAGAGCAACGCCTCGGTCCTGCTGGAGGGCGAAAGCGGCACCGGCAAGGAACTCTTCGCCAAGGCCATCCATTCCCTCAGCCCGCGGCGCAACGGCCCCATGATCACGGTCAACTGCGCCGCGCTGCCCGACAGTCTGCTGGAATCCGAGCTTTTCGGCTACAAGGCCGGGGCCTTCACCGACGCCCGCAAGGACAAACCGGGGCGCCTGGCGCGCGCCGCCGGCGGAACCCTCTTTCTGGATGAAATCGGAGACATATCCCCGATGCTGCAGGTCCGGCTGCTGCGGGTGCTCCAGGACCGACGCTACGAGCCGCTTGGCAGCACCCGTTCGGAGACCGCCGATGTGCGCATCGTCACCGCCACCAACCACAACCTGGAGGAACTCGTCGCCGAGGGCCGCTTCCGCCAGGACCTTTTCTACCGCATCAACGTGATCAAAATGACCCTTCCGCCGCTGCGGGCGCGCAAGGAGGACATCCCGTTGCTGGTGGCCCACTTCCTCCGCAAATACAGCCATCTCAACGGCAAGGAGATCCAGGGGGTCGCCCCGGAGGTGATGCCGCTCTTGATGGCCCACGATTTTCCGGGCAATGTCCGCGAACTGGAAAATATCGTCGAATACGCCACGGTGGTCTGTAAAAACAGCCGGATCGGAATCGAACACTTACCCCGCCACTTCCAGCCGCAGGATCTGCCCGCGGCGCCGCGTGCAGCCGGTGCCAGCCACGCCAGCCGGGCATCGTTCAACGAACTCAGCCGCAGTTTCATCTACGCCGAACTGAAGAAAAACAACTGGAACCGCAAGCTGACCGCGGCTCAGCTGGGCATCCACCCCTCGACCCTGTGGCGCCGGATCAAACGGCTGAAGGTCAGGCTGCCCTCCCAGGACGGCCGCCACCGCAACTGA
- a CDS encoding ATP-binding protein → MIISIASGKGGTGKTTVATNLAVALGNGVQLLDCDVEEPNAHLFLHPTLTATDTVTTPVPVVDEDKCTFCGQCGEICAFKAIVVVGETVLPFHELCHSCGGCMAVCPVDAITETGRELGVIESGHSHGVDFVHGRLRIGEAMSPPLIKAVRARTRPDGLTIIDAPPGTSCPVIAAMKGTDFVLLVTEPTPFGLHDLKLAVGAVRALGLPCGLVINRADIGDDAVGNYARQEGVPILMEIPFDRRIAEAYSRGELVVTALPEWKPKFVKLFEAIAAIVRNTGAKSE, encoded by the coding sequence ATGATCATCAGTATTGCCAGCGGAAAAGGCGGAACCGGCAAAACCACCGTCGCCACCAACCTGGCCGTGGCCCTCGGCAACGGCGTCCAGCTACTGGACTGCGATGTGGAGGAGCCCAACGCCCACCTCTTTCTGCACCCCACCCTGACCGCCACCGATACGGTGACCACCCCGGTGCCGGTGGTGGATGAAGACAAATGCACCTTTTGCGGCCAGTGCGGCGAGATTTGCGCATTCAAGGCGATCGTGGTCGTGGGGGAAACCGTGTTGCCCTTTCACGAGCTCTGCCACAGCTGCGGTGGCTGCATGGCGGTCTGCCCTGTGGATGCGATCACCGAAACCGGCCGCGAACTGGGGGTTATCGAAAGCGGGCACAGCCACGGCGTCGACTTCGTCCACGGCCGCCTGCGCATCGGCGAGGCCATGTCCCCCCCGCTGATCAAGGCCGTGCGGGCCCGCACGCGTCCGGACGGCCTGACCATCATCGACGCGCCGCCGGGGACCTCCTGCCCGGTCATCGCGGCCATGAAAGGCACCGATTTCGTGCTGCTGGTGACCGAGCCCACCCCTTTCGGCCTGCACGATCTCAAGCTTGCGGTGGGCGCCGTGCGCGCCTTGGGGCTGCCCTGCGGCCTGGTGATCAACCGCGCCGACATCGGCGATGACGCGGTCGGCAATTATGCCCGCCAGGAGGGGGTGCCCATTCTGATGGAAATCCCGTTCGACCGGCGGATCGCCGAGGCCTATTCCCGCGGCGAGCTTGTGGTGACGGC